A genome region from Pseudanabaena sp. Chao 1811 includes the following:
- a CDS encoding tetratricopeptide repeat protein, whose product MAELDLELKQRSDIVCDAEELLQLRQNLQPPESSWWWYLEPVIESSQSKTWLDKFDWVWNVGTVVCLVVATSFITQTAKAFSNEGFDFLGTLSTIGQGAGLAFVAGGALTDKGKKAVESTLMSMKVPASLHAEATFGASLLLMGAAYGIHHNLPKVGDFYFDQAQQHEKNGEWSQAVQSYKRALNFAQDDYKSQIAIGFLYEKLGNFDEALKVYKKGAFYGVPQFLNAQARVMLMAELQKNNWQGGIDERIVREAESLLVRANKAITNLSRASNDLSQDPRLSADIAINQAIVIMAQLKYEENISEKTRASLNRIVDNLISLDSLIKKESAEQQDAITVASTLGSKRTKCYYQQAFFFGRISDYLKVNGTDPLINDQNILDDCWSALSWGTKFYIPSDVTLFRNYKLPISNIDVHSASEIRNIISFMGLVYSYRREEAISKSKYGNRIVLIQDPQTWADLANQLTQVIQNKYVKSNQKYDQDIVWRFLLNKNGELIAYFAYDEKSRELGNAQPFIIEALEKKTINTLSAELAQGGKIEFVDFKVLISSEGKVKHILPWAIAYPSSEKYFDQICKQENCKNLILESRVSSVFKNYAPDLNNPSEIGVLQSILQLSQNFLAIMNDKGIYYEEPAIFKLKVSADGQIVDYEAINQVAIQKLGKKLPLRLTNGYDLKIPQFPELAKAPYAYFKMEVRGLQIKFAPWSDPK is encoded by the coding sequence TTGGCTGAACTAGACTTAGAACTGAAACAACGCTCAGACATTGTTTGTGATGCTGAAGAGTTGCTGCAATTGCGCCAGAATTTACAGCCGCCAGAATCTTCTTGGTGGTGGTATCTTGAACCAGTTATAGAATCTTCTCAATCCAAGACTTGGTTGGACAAGTTTGATTGGGTATGGAATGTAGGTACAGTAGTTTGTTTGGTGGTTGCAACATCTTTTATTACCCAAACTGCGAAGGCTTTCTCTAATGAAGGTTTTGACTTTTTAGGTACTCTCAGCACAATCGGACAGGGTGCAGGTTTAGCTTTTGTTGCAGGGGGCGCACTTACTGATAAAGGCAAAAAAGCTGTTGAAAGTACTTTGATGAGTATGAAAGTTCCTGCTTCGCTTCATGCTGAAGCTACCTTTGGAGCATCATTGTTATTAATGGGGGCAGCATATGGCATCCATCATAATTTGCCTAAAGTTGGGGATTTTTACTTTGATCAGGCGCAGCAGCATGAAAAAAATGGCGAGTGGTCTCAAGCAGTGCAAAGTTATAAGCGAGCTTTAAACTTTGCCCAAGATGACTATAAATCACAAATTGCTATTGGCTTTTTGTATGAGAAATTAGGTAACTTTGATGAGGCTTTAAAAGTATACAAAAAAGGAGCTTTTTATGGAGTTCCCCAATTTCTAAATGCTCAGGCAAGGGTGATGCTCATGGCAGAGTTGCAAAAGAATAATTGGCAGGGTGGAATTGATGAGCGGATAGTCCGTGAAGCTGAGAGTTTACTTGTCCGTGCTAACAAAGCAATAACTAACCTCAGTCGCGCATCTAACGATCTTAGTCAAGACCCTAGATTATCCGCAGATATTGCGATTAATCAAGCCATTGTGATAATGGCACAGCTTAAATACGAAGAAAATATCAGCGAAAAAACACGAGCTTCATTAAATAGAATTGTTGATAATCTGATCAGTCTTGATAGTTTAATTAAAAAAGAGTCGGCAGAGCAGCAAGACGCTATAACAGTTGCGTCTACCCTAGGATCTAAAAGAACAAAATGTTATTACCAACAGGCTTTTTTCTTTGGCAGAATATCAGACTATTTGAAAGTAAATGGAACCGATCCTTTGATAAACGATCAGAATATACTGGACGACTGTTGGTCTGCACTAAGTTGGGGCACAAAATTTTACATACCATCCGACGTAACTTTGTTCAGAAATTATAAACTTCCAATATCGAATATAGATGTACATTCTGCGTCGGAGATTCGTAATATTATCTCTTTTATGGGTCTGGTTTACTCTTACCGACGAGAGGAAGCAATATCTAAATCTAAATATGGCAATAGAATAGTTTTAATCCAAGATCCTCAGACTTGGGCAGATTTGGCTAATCAGTTGACTCAAGTTATTCAAAATAAGTATGTCAAAAGTAACCAGAAGTATGACCAAGACATTGTTTGGAGATTTTTACTGAATAAAAATGGAGAATTGATCGCATACTTTGCCTATGATGAGAAATCACGGGAACTAGGAAATGCTCAGCCTTTCATTATAGAAGCGCTGGAGAAAAAAACAATCAATACATTAAGTGCAGAATTGGCTCAAGGTGGCAAAATAGAATTTGTTGATTTTAAGGTTTTGATTTCTTCAGAGGGCAAAGTAAAGCATATTCTTCCTTGGGCAATCGCATATCCAAGCAGTGAGAAATATTTTGATCAAATATGTAAGCAAGAAAATTGCAAAAATCTTATCCTTGAATCTCGTGTTAGTTCAGTTTTTAAAAACTATGCACCTGATCTTAATAATCCTTCAGAAATAGGAGTACTACAGTCAATTTTACAGTTAAGCCAAAATTTTCTGGCCATAATGAATGATAAAGGTATTTATTATGAAGAACCTGCTATCTTTAAGCTGAAAGTCTCTGCTGATGGGCAAATCGTTGACTATGAAGCAATTAATCAAGTGGCAATACAAAAACTAGGGAAAAAACTACCTTTAAGACTAACCAATGGTTATGACTTAAAAATACCTCAGTTTCCAGAGTTGGCAAAAGCACCCTATGCTTACTTCAAAATGGAAGTAAGGGGATTACAAATTAAATTTGCGCCTTGGTCAGATCCGAAATAG
- a CDS encoding cobyrinate a,c-diamide synthase, whose translation MAIIIAGERSGVGKTTVTLALLAALKARSQSDRVQSFKVGPDYIDPMFHAYITGLPCRNLDPVLTSEDYVRSCFSKHSQNAAYSLIEGVMGLFDGATGKDDTASTAHIARLLNVPVVLILNCASTSRSVAAIAHGYRTFDPRIQIAGVVLNRVGSNRHLELLTQALEPLNLPILGVLRRQDNISIPDRHLGLIPTAEMSDLDGIIQRLAHLGETCFDWEKLLPLMKIPHPHPLSHGERGVNITPPLLRERGLGGEGKIRIAIAKDRAFSFYYADNLDLFRELGAELIFWSPISDRQLPENIQGLYFGGGFPEVFAAELADNKTARESVHNAIKSGIPTYAECGGLMYLCDRIVDFQDQSFPMVNILPTAAKMGKRLTLGYRQAIALQDSPLMHKGDRLWGHEFHRSSLTETSDRPLYALQGYESHLQYPNEGWQKYQVHASYTHLHFGAQTHLLKRFLANCKAMRCL comes from the coding sequence ATGGCAATTATTATCGCAGGTGAACGCAGTGGTGTGGGGAAAACTACAGTTACCTTGGCGCTACTAGCAGCCCTGAAAGCGCGATCGCAATCCGATCGAGTGCAATCCTTTAAGGTTGGTCCCGATTACATCGACCCGATGTTCCATGCCTATATCACAGGGCTACCCTGCCGCAATCTCGATCCCGTCTTAACCTCTGAAGACTATGTGCGATCGTGCTTTTCTAAACATTCTCAAAATGCTGCATATTCTCTAATCGAAGGAGTAATGGGACTATTCGATGGTGCGACAGGAAAGGATGACACCGCAAGTACTGCCCATATTGCAAGATTACTAAACGTACCAGTAGTTTTAATTCTCAATTGCGCCAGTACATCACGATCTGTTGCCGCGATCGCTCATGGATATCGCACTTTCGATCCACGTATTCAGATTGCAGGTGTAGTTCTCAATCGTGTTGGCAGCAATCGCCATTTAGAACTCTTAACTCAAGCTCTTGAGCCTCTTAACTTACCAATTTTAGGTGTTCTCCGTCGCCAAGATAATATATCAATTCCCGATCGCCATCTTGGACTAATACCCACTGCCGAAATGTCTGATCTCGATGGCATTATTCAGCGATTGGCGCATCTAGGCGAAACTTGCTTTGATTGGGAGAAGTTATTGCCATTGATGAAAATCCCTCACCCCCACCCCCTCTCCCATGGGGAGAGGGGAGTAAATATTACTCCCCCTCTCCTGCGGGAGAGGGGGCTGGGGGGTGAGGGCAAAATCCGCATTGCGATCGCCAAAGATCGCGCCTTTAGTTTCTACTATGCCGATAACCTCGATTTGTTTCGAGAATTAGGAGCAGAATTAATCTTTTGGAGTCCGATTAGCGATCGCCAATTACCAGAAAATATTCAAGGTTTATACTTTGGTGGTGGCTTCCCAGAAGTATTTGCTGCTGAATTAGCTGACAATAAAACTGCAAGAGAATCTGTTCACAATGCCATCAAATCAGGAATACCCACCTATGCTGAATGTGGCGGCTTAATGTATCTATGCGATCGCATTGTTGATTTTCAAGACCAATCTTTTCCAATGGTGAATATTTTGCCGACAGCAGCAAAAATGGGTAAGCGGCTAACTTTAGGCTACCGACAGGCGATCGCTTTGCAAGATAGTCCTTTGATGCATAAAGGCGATCGCCTCTGGGGACACGAATTTCATCGCTCATCTTTAACAGAAACTAGCGATCGACCCTTATATGCTCTGCAAGGCTATGAATCGCATTTGCAGTATCCCAATGAAGGCTGGCAAAAGTATCAAGTTCATGCCTCCTATACTCATCTCCATTTCGGCGCACAAACCCATCTTTTAAAAAGATTTTTGGCGAATTGTAAGGCAATGCGTTGCCTCTGA
- the hepA gene encoding heterocyst formation ABC transporter subunit HepA codes for MQKVFAFFRSLIQVTSFWQENRVFLREFKYFGDIAVLAVIFSFLGAVFEGAALVVINSFLQVLTNPTNSSINLGFDWLNLWVFSPTTSTNDRIARLGFLVILLAWMRSLFAYLGPVYAKLTDASFADRMRKSMFEQLISLSLSYYSQTRSGDLVNCLNNEIATIQRGFGAVSNFAIRGSTLLVYIVAMFLISWQLSIAALVLFGMLSVFISSFVVRVREASFPVSQAGADFTSSGIELISAMRTIQTSATQNFERVRFYKVSERVKQALFRLNKSVDLIRPLAEAISTTILICVIVSAFFAFVSSGQLQTASLLTFMFILFRMMPLVEQVNGLRVEIGSYGGSLARLRAVLSTEDKIYLKDGELEFTHLKNSIDFCAVDFSYNSTDKPVLHDINLSIKQGETTALVGSSGAGKTTLADLVPRLYDPTNGVIFIDGIDLKELKISSLRRKMAIVSQNTFIFNASVRYNIAYGLDNSNINEELLIDAARQANALDFILDMPQGFDTVLGDRGVRLSGGQCQRIAIARALLRKPDILILDEATSALDSVTERLIQESLDRLSKGCTVIAIAHRLSTIANADKVVVLEQGRIVEQGTYQELIDRKGALWKYHQMQNSGSNLNA; via the coding sequence ATGCAGAAAGTCTTCGCGTTCTTCCGAAGCCTAATTCAGGTTACTTCCTTTTGGCAAGAAAACCGCGTTTTTCTGCGAGAGTTTAAGTATTTTGGGGATATAGCCGTTCTTGCGGTTATATTCTCTTTTTTAGGCGCAGTTTTTGAAGGGGCTGCCCTTGTCGTTATCAACTCTTTTCTACAAGTTTTAACTAATCCAACAAATAGTTCGATCAATCTAGGATTTGACTGGCTAAATTTATGGGTGTTTAGCCCAACAACTAGTACAAACGATCGCATTGCCCGTCTAGGATTTTTAGTAATTCTCTTGGCTTGGATGCGATCGCTATTTGCCTACTTGGGACCAGTCTACGCCAAACTAACCGATGCCTCCTTTGCGGATCGGATGCGCAAGTCGATGTTTGAGCAGTTAATTAGCTTAAGTCTTAGTTATTATTCTCAAACTCGCTCAGGAGACTTAGTAAACTGCCTTAATAATGAGATTGCGACGATCCAAAGAGGTTTTGGTGCGGTTTCTAACTTTGCGATTAGAGGCTCAACTCTGTTGGTTTATATCGTTGCCATGTTTTTAATCTCTTGGCAGTTATCGATCGCCGCACTTGTGCTTTTTGGGATGCTATCCGTATTTATATCCAGTTTTGTGGTGCGAGTAAGAGAGGCTAGTTTCCCCGTATCACAGGCGGGGGCTGATTTTACTTCTAGTGGTATTGAATTAATTAGCGCAATGCGAACAATTCAAACCTCAGCCACCCAAAATTTTGAGAGAGTCCGTTTCTATAAGGTATCTGAAAGAGTTAAACAAGCCTTATTTCGACTGAATAAATCTGTCGATTTGATTCGTCCCCTTGCCGAAGCAATTTCTACCACAATTTTAATTTGCGTAATTGTATCTGCTTTTTTTGCTTTTGTGAGTAGTGGTCAGCTACAAACAGCATCATTGCTGACTTTTATGTTCATTCTCTTTAGAATGATGCCTTTAGTTGAGCAAGTAAATGGATTGCGAGTGGAAATCGGCTCCTATGGGGGGTCTCTTGCTAGACTGAGAGCTGTTTTAAGTACAGAAGACAAGATTTATCTTAAAGATGGAGAATTAGAATTTACTCATCTTAAGAATTCGATTGATTTTTGTGCTGTTGATTTTAGTTACAACTCCACTGATAAGCCTGTATTACATGACATTAATCTATCGATCAAACAGGGAGAAACTACGGCTCTAGTCGGTAGTTCGGGGGCGGGGAAGACTACTTTAGCGGATCTAGTGCCAAGATTATATGATCCTACTAATGGCGTAATTTTTATTGATGGAATTGACTTAAAAGAGCTAAAAATTAGTTCCTTACGGCGCAAAATGGCAATTGTGAGTCAAAATACTTTCATCTTCAATGCTTCTGTGCGCTATAACATCGCCTATGGGTTAGACAACAGTAATATTAATGAAGAGTTGTTGATAGATGCCGCCCGCCAAGCTAATGCCCTTGATTTTATTTTGGATATGCCACAGGGCTTTGACACTGTACTTGGCGATCGCGGTGTACGTTTATCTGGTGGTCAATGCCAAAGAATTGCGATCGCCCGTGCCTTACTCCGTAAACCTGATATCTTGATTTTGGATGAAGCGACAAGTGCGCTTGATTCTGTGACGGAACGATTGATTCAAGAATCGCTTGATCGACTATCTAAAGGATGTACTGTAATTGCGATCGCCCATCGCCTTTCAACGATCGCTAATGCAGATAAAGTGGTGGTTTTGGAACAGGGAAGGATTGTTGAGCAGGGTACATATCAGGAACTAATTGATAGGAAGGGTGCTTTATGGAAATATCATCAGATGCAAAATTCTGGCTCTAATTTAAACGCATAA
- the pheS gene encoding phenylalanine--tRNA ligase subunit alpha: protein MATDLESLKSQLQSLAELATKSVGDVQTPEELEQLRVEYLGKKGTLSQILGAMGKLSAEERPQVGAIANQVKQTLQNQLEERKVAIQQSVIAKRLESETLDVTMPGILRSHQGRMHPINSTIDRMLDILVGMGFTVAQGPEIETDYYNFEALNTPADHPARDMADTLYLSDGKLLRSQTSSVQIRYMEENEPPLRIACPGRVYRKDDIDATHSPIFHQIELLAVEEGLTFGDLKGTVKTFVEELLGECPIRFRPSYFPFTEPSAEVDVMWNGRWLELGGCGMVDPNVFKAVGYDPELVTGFAWGFGVDRVAMVLHKIDDIRRLFTSDLRFLRQF, encoded by the coding sequence ATGGCAACGGACTTAGAGAGCTTAAAATCTCAATTGCAATCTCTGGCAGAACTAGCAACAAAATCAGTTGGGGATGTGCAAACTCCTGAAGAATTAGAACAGCTAAGGGTTGAGTACTTAGGAAAGAAGGGAACTCTTTCACAAATTCTGGGAGCGATGGGTAAGTTATCGGCGGAGGAGCGTCCTCAGGTCGGAGCGATCGCCAATCAGGTTAAGCAAACATTACAAAATCAACTAGAAGAGCGCAAAGTTGCGATTCAACAATCAGTAATTGCTAAGCGCTTAGAATCGGAGACCCTTGATGTAACTATGCCAGGTATCCTGCGATCGCATCAAGGTAGAATGCACCCCATTAATAGCACTATTGATAGAATGCTGGACATTCTTGTGGGTATGGGGTTTACGGTTGCTCAAGGTCCTGAAATTGAGACGGATTACTACAATTTTGAGGCGTTGAATACCCCTGCGGATCATCCTGCCCGTGATATGGCAGATACCCTCTATTTGAGTGATGGTAAACTATTGCGATCTCAGACTTCCTCTGTGCAAATTCGTTATATGGAAGAAAATGAACCACCATTGCGAATTGCTTGCCCCGGACGTGTGTATCGCAAAGATGATATTGATGCCACCCATTCCCCAATTTTTCATCAGATCGAGCTATTAGCTGTCGAGGAAGGACTCACCTTTGGTGATCTAAAGGGTACTGTGAAAACCTTTGTGGAAGAACTCCTCGGTGAATGTCCGATTCGATTTCGCCCTAGCTACTTTCCCTTCACTGAACCATCCGCCGAAGTTGATGTCATGTGGAATGGTCGTTGGCTAGAACTTGGTGGTTGTGGTATGGTCGATCCTAATGTATTTAAAGCTGTTGGCTATGATCCTGAATTAGTTACAGGTTTTGCATGGGGATTTGGTGTAGATCGAGTTGCCATGGTTTTGCATAAAATTGATGATATTCGCCGCTTATTCACTAGTGATTTGCGGTTTCTGCGCCAGTTTTAA
- a CDS encoding peptidoglycan DD-metalloendopeptidase family protein codes for MKKISSKDEDLTTSVSLALGEKLSSLKVRRSLAALGFALSAGTVGVLVNQQSANNNLKATPVAASSRTLTDVMAQNQDRKYEMARTAIASGTWDNAQGVIVHEVREDETLWKLTQVYQVDAAAIAASNGISANTELQPGMKLMIPPVNGLVHKVKPGDTLEAISSYYNVPKNEIIKFTSLTSGDFLAIDQPLVIPGNVASLMQVKEAHVKRQLVAEKERLMQRLQELEGKKATATLASANSKANVADNAIAKQPKYTAYKVQNGDTIETIARRYGITQKSIIEANKLENPQWLELNQELKLPQERNLPQVQTVAATNEKPFKQVPSPVSDLSASANTTSASSPKEVSQVRVVAATPMVLANNSANTGIKVAAANRVAPWDGLMQLTGTGTANLPNSPAQEQSAGIPAKATSIQPNLPVAAEPALKVAVSLFPFAPDQLFSELSGNGNKKNSALSPTALNVPARSIAAPSIPATSATEQYSSNRSIPVEANSAQPVAEPKVQVPAKIATALSIPQIPTSLLSEQRVSLRNAAPAEAQNQPASEPKAKPATVAAISAPNIPANRAIEQNTISSSQPANVSAQPAAEPNVQIPAKLAANLAPKVPAPDSVEQTTATNGKPSQVALLPEPESRMTSLEVKRLETEVEQLNAKVRDAEIKEAARKAEEARKLEAAKIAAANLNASPNPDRSFDSSRSAIANPGDRSGITPQLPQLTASAYLPDVNDYGLSTGFIWPADGVFTSGFGWRWGRIHAGIDIAAPIGTPILAAASGVVDYASWNDGGYGNMIDIRHPDGTITRYAHMNELYVKEGQTVSQGQTIGSMGSTGFSTGPHLHFEIRPNGGSAIDPMSFLASAKR; via the coding sequence TTGAAAAAGATATCTTCCAAAGACGAGGATCTAACCACCAGTGTTTCCCTGGCATTGGGCGAGAAGTTGTCCTCTTTGAAGGTACGTCGCTCACTTGCAGCATTAGGGTTTGCTCTATCTGCAGGAACCGTGGGGGTATTAGTCAACCAACAATCGGCGAATAATAATCTCAAAGCTACACCCGTGGCAGCTTCGTCCCGTACTTTGACAGACGTGATGGCACAAAACCAAGATCGCAAGTATGAAATGGCACGCACAGCGATCGCTTCGGGTACATGGGACAATGCGCAAGGAGTGATTGTCCATGAAGTGCGTGAAGATGAAACTTTATGGAAGCTAACTCAGGTTTATCAAGTTGATGCGGCAGCGATCGCAGCTTCTAATGGCATCAGTGCAAATACTGAATTGCAGCCTGGTATGAAATTAATGATCCCACCTGTGAATGGTTTAGTTCACAAGGTAAAACCAGGAGATACGCTAGAAGCGATCTCTAGTTACTATAATGTTCCTAAAAACGAGATTATCAAGTTTACATCGCTAACTTCTGGGGATTTCTTAGCGATCGACCAACCTCTAGTTATTCCAGGTAATGTTGCCTCCTTGATGCAGGTCAAAGAAGCCCATGTTAAAAGGCAGCTAGTTGCTGAGAAAGAACGCTTGATGCAGCGTTTGCAAGAGCTTGAAGGGAAGAAAGCAACCGCTACGCTCGCTAGTGCTAACTCGAAGGCTAATGTTGCTGACAATGCGATCGCCAAACAGCCTAAGTACACTGCTTACAAGGTACAGAACGGTGACACCATTGAGACAATTGCTCGCCGTTACGGTATTACTCAAAAGTCAATCATTGAGGCAAATAAGCTAGAAAATCCTCAATGGTTAGAGCTTAATCAGGAATTAAAGCTTCCTCAAGAACGCAACTTACCACAAGTCCAGACGGTTGCTGCCACTAATGAAAAGCCATTTAAGCAAGTCCCATCACCTGTAAGTGATTTGTCCGCATCTGCAAATACTACCAGTGCATCTTCGCCAAAAGAGGTTTCACAGGTACGTGTTGTGGCTGCAACTCCTATGGTGTTGGCAAATAATTCTGCTAATACGGGTATTAAGGTGGCGGCGGCAAATCGTGTTGCGCCTTGGGATGGCTTGATGCAGCTTACAGGAACAGGTACTGCTAATCTCCCTAATTCTCCTGCTCAAGAACAATCAGCTGGCATTCCAGCTAAGGCTACGTCTATTCAACCCAATTTACCTGTAGCTGCCGAGCCTGCTCTTAAGGTTGCTGTATCTCTCTTTCCATTTGCTCCTGACCAACTATTTAGCGAACTTAGTGGCAATGGTAATAAGAAAAATTCGGCGCTATCTCCAACGGCTCTCAATGTGCCAGCTCGATCAATCGCTGCACCATCAATTCCTGCAACGAGTGCTACCGAACAGTACAGTTCTAATCGCTCAATTCCTGTAGAAGCTAATTCTGCTCAACCTGTAGCTGAGCCAAAGGTTCAGGTTCCCGCAAAGATTGCTACCGCGTTGTCAATTCCACAGATTCCTACTTCTTTGCTATCTGAGCAACGAGTCAGCTTGCGTAATGCAGCACCTGCTGAAGCCCAAAATCAGCCAGCATCTGAGCCAAAAGCAAAGCCTGCGACCGTAGCTGCAATCTCAGCTCCTAATATTCCTGCTAACCGTGCGATCGAGCAGAATACTATCTCTAGTTCTCAGCCTGCTAACGTTTCTGCTCAACCTGCTGCTGAACCCAATGTCCAGATTCCTGCAAAACTGGCGGCTAATCTAGCGCCTAAAGTACCTGCACCAGATTCAGTAGAGCAAACAACTGCTACGAACGGTAAGCCCAGTCAAGTAGCTTTGTTGCCTGAGCCTGAGTCTAGAATGACTTCTCTGGAAGTTAAGCGTTTAGAGACTGAGGTGGAGCAGCTCAATGCCAAAGTCCGCGATGCTGAGATTAAAGAAGCTGCACGTAAAGCTGAAGAGGCTCGTAAGCTAGAAGCCGCAAAGATTGCTGCCGCTAATTTAAATGCTTCTCCTAATCCCGATCGCAGTTTTGATTCTAGTCGTAGTGCGATCGCTAACCCTGGTGATCGTTCAGGAATTACACCACAGTTGCCACAGTTGACTGCTAGTGCTTATCTGCCTGATGTCAATGATTATGGACTATCGACGGGGTTTATTTGGCCAGCAGATGGTGTGTTCACCTCTGGTTTTGGTTGGAGATGGGGGCGCATCCATGCGGGTATCGACATTGCCGCACCGATTGGTACTCCTATTTTGGCAGCAGCTTCTGGTGTTGTGGACTATGCAAGCTGGAACGATGGTGGCTATGGCAACATGATTGATATTCGTCATCCTGATGGCACAATCACCAGATATGCCCACATGAACGAACTCTATGTCAAGGAAGGTCAAACTGTTAGCCAAGGTCAAACCATTGGTTCAATGGGCAGTACTGGGTTTAGTACTGGTCCTCACCTTCACTTTGAGATTCGTCCTAATGGTGGTAGCGCAATCGACCCAATGTCATTCCTAGCTAGTGCTAAAAGATAA
- a CDS encoding glycoside hydrolase family 57 protein: MSIGYLALVLHAHLPYVRHPESDYVLEEEWLYEAITETYIPLIKVYEGLRRDGINFKMTMSMTPPLVSMLRDPLLQERYDKHLALLQQLVELEVIHNEHNGHVKYLAEYYVKEFAETREIWEKYGGDLVTAFKQFQDTNNLEIITCGATHGYLPLMKMYPEAVWAQLEVAVEHYTNEFGRAPNGIWLPECAYYDGLERMLADVGLRYFLTDGHGILYGQPRPRFGTYAPVFTETGVAAFARDHESSQQVWSSKVGYPGDPVYREFYKDLGWEADYEYIKPFIMPNGQRKNTGIKYHRITGRDFGLDAKQLYDPYWAKEKAAEHATNFMQNRQSQVSYLHNMMGRPPLVVSPYDAELFGHWWYEGPWFIDFLIRKSYYDQTTYEMTHLADYLRGNPTQQVSRPAQSSWGYKGFHEYWLNETNAWVYQHLHKGAERMIHLSYREPADELEWRALNQAARELLLAQSSDWAFIMRTGTMVPYAIRRTRSHLMRLEKLFEDIEAGKIDAGWLEKVEYMDNIFPDINYRTYRPLTAV, encoded by the coding sequence ATGAGCATTGGATATCTCGCGCTGGTCTTACACGCTCACCTGCCTTACGTCCGTCACCCTGAAAGTGACTATGTACTTGAAGAAGAATGGCTGTATGAGGCAATCACTGAGACTTATATTCCCCTAATTAAGGTTTATGAGGGACTCAGACGAGATGGCATTAATTTCAAAATGACCATGAGTATGACACCACCATTGGTGTCTATGTTACGCGATCCACTTCTCCAAGAACGTTATGACAAACACCTTGCTCTACTACAACAACTAGTTGAGCTTGAGGTCATCCACAATGAACATAACGGTCATGTTAAGTATCTTGCTGAGTACTATGTCAAAGAATTTGCCGAAACTCGCGAAATTTGGGAAAAATATGGCGGCGATCTTGTCACTGCTTTCAAACAATTTCAAGACACTAACAATTTAGAGATCATCACCTGTGGTGCAACTCACGGCTACCTGCCATTGATGAAGATGTATCCAGAGGCAGTCTGGGCACAGCTAGAAGTTGCGGTTGAACATTATACAAATGAATTTGGACGCGCCCCTAATGGCATTTGGTTGCCAGAATGCGCCTATTATGACGGTTTAGAGCGGATGCTTGCCGATGTGGGGTTGCGATATTTCCTCACCGATGGACATGGTATTTTGTACGGTCAGCCCCGTCCCAGATTTGGAACCTATGCCCCTGTATTCACGGAAACAGGTGTAGCTGCCTTTGCCCGTGACCATGAATCATCGCAGCAAGTATGGTCATCGAAGGTGGGCTATCCTGGCGATCCTGTTTATCGGGAATTTTACAAAGATTTGGGCTGGGAAGCTGATTATGAGTATATTAAGCCGTTTATCATGCCCAATGGTCAACGTAAAAATACGGGTATTAAGTACCACCGTATTACAGGGCGTGACTTTGGTTTAGATGCAAAGCAACTTTATGATCCTTACTGGGCAAAGGAAAAGGCAGCAGAACATGCAACTAACTTTATGCAGAATCGCCAAAGTCAAGTTAGTTACTTACATAATATGATGGGTCGCCCACCACTTGTAGTATCACCCTATGATGCGGAGTTGTTTGGTCACTGGTGGTATGAAGGTCCTTGGTTTATTGATTTCTTAATCCGTAAATCCTATTACGATCAAACGACCTATGAAATGACCCATCTTGCCGATTATCTCCGTGGCAATCCTACGCAACAGGTGTCACGTCCTGCTCAATCTAGTTGGGGATACAAAGGTTTCCATGAATATTGGCTCAATGAGACCAATGCATGGGTATATCAGCATTTGCATAAGGGTGCTGAGCGGATGATTCATCTCTCCTATCGTGAACCTGCGGATGAGTTGGAGTGGCGCGCACTCAATCAAGCCGCCAGAGAGTTACTCTTGGCGCAATCCTCAGACTGGGCATTCATTATGCGAACTGGCACGATGGTTCCCTATGCGATTAGAAGAACGCGATCGCACTTAATGCGATTGGAAAAGCTATTTGAAGATATTGAGGCAGGCAAGATTGATGCTGGCTGGCTAGAAAAAGTGGAATATATGGACAATATCTTCCCTGACATCAATTACAGAACCTATCGTCCTCTTACCGCTGTTTAA